The nucleotide window AAACTCGGCCTGGGTGAGCGCCAATGCCGGGTCGGGCAAGACTTTCGTGCTGGCCCGCCGCGTCATTCGGCTGTTGCTGGCGGGCACCGAACCCTCCAAGATCCTCTGCCTCACCTTCACCAAGGCGGCAGCGGCGGAAATGTCGAACCGCGTGTTTCGTCAGCTCAGCGGCTGGACCGAACTCTCCGACGACGCGCTGCGGCAGGAGCTGACCAGCCTTGACGGCAAGCAGCCCACCGATCCGCAGCTCCAGCGGGCCCGTCGCCTGTTCGCACGGGCGCTGGAAACGCCGGGTGGGCTGAAAATCCAGACCATCCATGCCTTCGCCGAACGGCTGTTGCATCAGTTTCCGCTGGAAGCCAACGTTCCAGCCCATTTCGAGATTCTCGACGACCAGCTAGCATCCGAGCTATTATCCGCTTCGCTCTCCCATGTCATGCGGGCGGCCCGCCTCGAGATCCGGCCCCAATGGACGGCGGCGCTCGGCCTGCTGATCAATCACATGGGCGACATGGATATTCAGGGCGCGCTCATCTCGGTGGTGCGCGATCGCGAGGGCTTTGGCCGTTTCATGGAAGGGGCTGAAATCTCCACTCCCGGAGCGGGCTCCACGGGGCTTGAAGCGGCGGTTGCCAGTCTGGCGGCTGCACTCGGTCTTGAGGCGGGCGACTCTCTGGCCTCGCTTGATGCTGCCATTCCATTCGGGCCGGACTTTGCCGCAGGCTATCTCAGCGCGCTGGCTCCGTTGTTTGAAACCGGTGGCAAGCGGGACAAGGCACAGGCCGTGCTGATGCGCTCGCTTCTTGCCCATCCACCGCTTGGCGAGCAGATCAGCCTGTGGCTTGAGCTGTTCCGCAAGAAGGATGGCAAGGCCAAGGCCCTGTCCTACATGGCCTCGAAAAAGATGATCGAGGGCGACCTCGGCCTTGAGGGTGCCATCGAGCGGGAGCAGACGCGGCTCGATGCGCTGTTTGACAAGCGCAATGCCCTTGTGACGCTGGAGGTCAGCCGGGCACTCTTCACGCTGGCTGAAGGCGTGATCAGCTATTACGAGCGGGCAAAGGCAGCCCGCGGGCTGATGGATTTCGAAGACCTGATCCTCAAGGCAGCCCAATTGCTGCGCCCGGTTCGGGCTGCGGCCTGGGTGCATTACAAGCTTGATCAGGGCATCGACCATATTCTGGTTGATGAGGCGCAGGACACCAACCCCCATCAGTGGGAAATCATCCAGCAGCTCGGAGAAGAATTTTTCTCAGGCGACAGCGCACGGGACGTCAACCGCACGATTTTTGCCGTTGGCGACGAAAAGCAGTCGATCTATTCCTTTCAGGGCGCCAAGCCAAAATGGTTCGCCGACATGCGCCGACACTTCGGTCGTCAGGCCGAACGCGCGGGAAAGCCCTTCCATGATATCAAGCTGCGGCTGTCCTTCCGCTCGACGCCACATGTGCTCAAATCGGTCGATCAGGTTTTCTCGTCAGCAACCACCTATGAGGCGCTGTCTTCGGACAAGCAGAAGACCGACCATGAACCGATCCGTGGACGCGATCCCGGCCTTGTCGAGGTCTGGCCGCTTTATGAGCGCACAGAGCCGACCATGGATGAGGACTGGGCCAAGCCGCTGGATGCACAGGGCGACGCAGATCCGCAGGTGCGACTGGCAAAGGACATCGCCAAAACCATCCGCCATTGGCTCGACACCGGACAGCATCTGGAAGGCAACGGGCGCAAGATCACCGCAGGGGACGTGCTCGTTCTGGTGCGCAAGCGCGGGGCGTTCGTGAATGCCGTCAACCGGGCGCTGAAGGAAGCCGGGCTGCCGGTGGCCGGTGCCGACCGGCTGGCGCTGCTCGACCATATCGCGGTAATGGACCTGTTGGCGCTGGGCGACATCATGCTGCTGCCAGAGGACGATCTGTCGCTGGCTGCGGTGCTGCGCAGCCCGCTGTTCGGACTGTCGGACGAGCGGCTGTATGACCTCGCCCATGAAGCAGGTGGACGCTCGGTAAGCCTCTGGGATGTCTTGCGAAAACGCGCTGACGCAGGGGCATCTGGTGATGCGGATTTTACCGCAATCTTTGCCCAGCTCAGCCGCTGGCAGGGGCAGATCGACTTCCAGCCGCCGTTCGATTTCTTTGCCCAGATTCTCGGCCCCGAAGGCAAGCGGCGGGCCTTTATCGAGCGCCTCGGACCGGAGGCCGACGAGGTCATTGACGAGTTGCTGTCCCGTGCCCTCGATTTCGAGAAAAAGCAAACGCCGAACCTGCAGTCGTTCCTTGCAGCCATGCGGCAGGGTGGCGCGGAGATCAAGCGCGACATGGGCGCTGCCGAAGGTCAGATCCGCGTGATGACGGTGCATGGCTCGAAGGGCCTTGAGGCGCCGATTGTCTTTCTGGTCGACGGCACCGGCAAACCGGCCAATGCCAGACATCATCCGCATCTGGTTGACCTTGAGACCCCTGATGGCAGCCCGAATCTGAAGGTATGGAAGGCTTCTTCCGCCAACCAGCCTGCGCCAGTTGCCGCCGCTTTGTCGCGCCTTGATGCGGAAGCGGAAGAGGAATATCTGCGGCTGCTCTATGTCGGCATGACCCGCGCCGAAGACCGGCTTTACCTTACCGGCTACACCGGAGTGCGGGCACCGGCCGAGAACTGCTGGTATGAGGTTACCCGCCGGGCGCTGTCGGAAGAATTGCAGGAAGTGCCGCACCCGGTCACCGGAGACCCCATCTATCGCTGGCACCTTGCGGGCAATTTCCGCGACCGGGACGCCATCGAGACGGCTCCGGCTTCCGGCGCGGTTGATAGCGAGGCACTGCCCGACTGGCTGTTCCGCAAGGCCAGTGAGCCGCCACGCCCGACGGCACTGTTGCAGCCTTCGAAAGCGGCGGAAAAGATCGAGGCAGAACGCGGCAGTCCGCAGCTTGTGGCCAGTGGCAACAGCAACAGCCCCGTGCATGACTGGGAACCGCGCAGACGGGGCACGATCATCCACGCCCTTATCGAGAATCTTCCGCAAGTCGCTGAAAGTGAACGCAAAATAGCGGGCCTCTCGTATCTTTCCCATGTTGCAAAAGACATGCCGGAAGCGTCGCGCCGCGCCGTTCTGGAAGAGGTTCTGCTGCTCTTGTCCAACCCGGATTTTGCGGATCTGTTCAGCCCGGACAGCCTTGCCGAAGTGGCCATTGCCGGAGTTGTAACCGTTGATGGTGAGGACTACACGGTTTCCGGCCAGATCGACCGGCTGGTCGTGCGCGAGGACAGGGTGATCATCGTCGATTACAAGACGAATCGCTCCATACCGACATCGCCCGAGGCGATTCCTCTGGCCTATCGCAGCCAGATGGCGCTTTATGCCCGGCTGCTGGAGCCACTTTATCCGGGCAAGGCTGTCGAAACTCTGTTGCTGTGGACCGCCGAGCCAAGCATAATGCAGGTTTCCAAAGGCTTGCGGCAATCTGCTCTTGATGAGATTGGCGTCAATCGACCTATTGCTCCTTGACGAGGGGAAGGTGAATACCTACCTTCAGAACAACAGCCCAATATTCAGATATCAATGAATATTGATAGAAACCAGCCCGGATCCGATCGCTTGTGGAATTCGGTAGGGCGCATTGGAAAGAGGCATAAGATGGCTATCGTAAATGCAACCGACGCAACCTTCACTCAGGAAGTTCAGAGCGATGTTCCTGTTGTTGTTGATTTCTGGGCAGAATGGTGTGGCCCATGCAAGATGATCGCTCCGATCCTGGACGAAATTTCCAAGGAAAAGGAAGACAGCGTCAAGATCGTGAAGGTGAATGTTGACGAGAACCCGAACACCGCGGCCCAATTTGGCGTGCGGTCCATCCCGACCCTGCTGCTCTTCAAGGGCGGTGAAGCGGTTGCGATGAAAGTGGGTGCTGCTCCGAAGAACGATCTGGTTCGCTGGATCGAAACCGGCGCCTGATTTCGCCTGCGCACGACAAGAATTGCCAACCCGGACGATGTCAATCGGCCGGGTTTTTTGTATTTAAAACAATGTTTTATGAAAAATATGAAGGAAAGAAGAGCCCCTCAGGCCGAAAAGGCGGGACCCAGACAAACGAAAGCCCACCGGGGGAGGAGGTCCGGTGGGCTTCGTTGGAAGATCCAAAACTGGGAGGAGGTAGTTTTGGATCGTATCAGGCTTTGGGAGGAGGAAAAGCCTGAATTCTATGAAACTGGGGCTTTCGCTAAGACATGTCGTCAGCGAAAGACTTTTTTATTTAGTGATAGCAGCTTCGCGCGCAATTTCGCTGATGTCCGAACGCGAGATACCCAGATCGCTGAGATCGCGGTTGCTCAAACGGTTCAGTTCTTCAACGGTGTCGCGGTAGTTGCGCCACTGACGGTAGTTTTTCACAACGGTATTGATCATTGTCGTCATCCTTTGTTGCTATGTGGCTTGTTTGGTTTCTACTGCTTTTCGAAAGCGCTTTGGAGTATTTCGTTTTAAAGTTCCTCATCGCTTTCTTGATTATGTATATAGTTCATGGCTCAAAATTTTACACCCCTCAAGTTTGCATAGCTGTCTTGTCGATCATGCAAATCCAGATCAACTACAATTTTAGCCATGCATAAATCGCATGCACGTTCCAAACATAAAAATTTATCGTTATTTTTCAATATCTTAAAAATTTCCCGTCTTACGACCAACGGATTATGTACTTTCCACCGCCAGCCGATTTGAGATGCCTGATGCCACTGGTTCGAAGAAAATGCTTCGCAAAAGCGGGCAAAACAGCTTCGAGCACCCCCTCACCCCGGACAATTCACAGGCTCAAAAACGCAAATCAGACGTTTGCATCGATATAATTATATTTGTTCTTGACGTGCAAAGCCGCTTTTCCGACCCCAAAGCGTGCAGCCATCCAGCAAAGACATGGCTCGCCGTCGCCCGGCAACGTGCCGCTGCCATGGTGCCTCGTGTTGTTGAAACGCAGGACGGAGGAATTGGTTCGCAGGGAGCCCTGTGGCTCATGCTGTCATTGCGGTGGGGTGCCGTTGTCGCGCAGGATGTTGCCAGCCAGATAGAGGGAGCCGGCGATCAGAATTCGGGGAGCCGGTTTCAAATTCATCAGCGTCAGGCGCTTGAGAGCCTCGTCCACCGAACCGGCAGCAGAAGCCGGGATTCCGGCTTGCTGGGCGATTTGGGCAAGCTCAACCGGGTCGCGCCCAGCGTCATTGCCGACGATCGGTACGGTAATGATGTCCTTGGCCAGCCCCTTGAAGGGCGCAAAGTAGCCTGCCGGATCCTTGGTGTTGAGCATCCCGACGATCATATGCAGCGGGCGCGGCGCCTTTTCTTCGAGATCGGCAAAGGCCGACGCAACAGCCAGCCCGGCATGGGGGTTGTGGCCACCATCGAGCCACAGCTCGACATCCTTGGGCAGTTGCTGCAACAGGGTTCCCGATGTCAAACGCTGCAGACGTGCAGGCCAGTCGACGGACGTCAGCCCTTTGGCGATCTGCTCGTCGGTGATTTCGGGCATGACCTGCCTTGTGGTCGCAATGGCCACACCGGCATTGGCGAGCTGATGCCGTCCACCAAGGCGGGGCAACGGCAGATCCATCAGGCCGCTTTCACCCTGAAAGAGCAGACGGCCATGTTCTTCATAGCTCATCCAGTCCTGCCCGCCGATAGCCAGAGGGCCTGCGCCAACCTTGGCAGCTTCCTCTTCCAGCACCGTGCGCACTTCTTCTTCCTGTTGCGCCCAGATGGCCGGAACGCCCTTTTTCATGATCCCGGCCTTCTCCCAGGCGATGCGGGCAATCTTCGAGCCGAAGAAACCTTCGTGATCATGGGCGATGGGGGTGATGACGGTTGCCAGCGGGTCAACGATGACGTTGGTTGCATCAAATCGCCCGCCAAGGCCAACCTCCAGAATCAACAAATCGGCCGGATGTTCGGAGAACAACAGGAAGGCGGCGGTGGTGGTGATTTCAAAGAAGGTGATGGGCTCGCCGTCATTGGCCATCTCGCAACGGCGCAGAGCATCAAGCAGCGTCGCTTCGCTGACGAGGGTGCCAGCCAGACGGATGCGCTCGCAGAACCGCACCAGATGCGGCGAGGTATAGACATGAACCGTCTTGCCAGCCGCTTCGGCGATGGCGCGCAGAAAGGCGGACGTGGAGCCCTTGCCATTGGTCCCGGCAATATGGATCGTCGGCGGCAGCGACAGCTGCGGATTGCCAAGTTTGCCGAGCAACCGCTCGATGCGGCCCAGCTCCAGATCTATGCTTTTGGGATGGAGGCCAACAAGGCGCTCCAGAATGGCTTCTGTTTCTTCGGTCATCGTCTTTGTCACTGTTCAGATCGCACCGGTCAGCCCAGTAAGCACAGGGGTGTCGGGAGAGCTCCCCTGCCCTGCTCAGAGTCACTGGCCACTTTTGGCGGGCCCTTGAGGGGCCCATTGAGCCCCAAGGCCCAGAATCAAGAACATCCTGAGTTGTGAAAACACAGGATGTTCCGTTGCTTGATCTCGGTTTGGCCACCAGCCGATGGGTCAGCCAGCAAACCCTGAATAAAGGCCACCGGAAAATGACTTCATGACGCGCACCGCAGTGCTGGCGTCATTCTGCCTTCTTCTCAGCGTCGCCTGATTTCTCTTTCTTGCCAGCAGGGGCAGCCTCGCGGCCTTCTGCCTTGGCTGCGCTGGCGCTCTTCTCGCCTTCGGCAGCGGCGGCCTTGGCAGGCAATTCCGCCATGGCCTTTTCGATGGCGACCTGATCGGATGTCCGCTCCTCAGCGAGATCCTCGGGCACATCGGTATTGGTGAAGAAGCGGCAGAGACGCGCGATGACCTTCTTGAGGTCATGGCGATGGACAACCATGTCCACCATGCCGTGATCCTTCAGATATTCGGCGCGCTGGAAGCCTTCCGGCAGCTTTTCGCGAATGGTCTGCTCGATCACGCGCTGCCCGGCGAAGCCGATGAGTGCACCCGGTTCGGCAATGTGGACATCACCCAGCATCGCATAGGAGGCGGTAACGCCGCCCGTGGTCGGGTCGGTCAGAACGACGATATAGGGAAGGCCGGCTTCACGCAGCGCCTGCACGGCGATGGTCACGCGAGGCATCTGCATCAGCGACAGGATGCTCTCCTGCATGCGGGCGCCGCCAGAAGCGGAAAA belongs to uncultured Cohaesibacter sp. and includes:
- the trxA gene encoding thioredoxin; the encoded protein is MAIVNATDATFTQEVQSDVPVVVDFWAEWCGPCKMIAPILDEISKEKEDSVKIVKVNVDENPNTAAQFGVRSIPTLLLFKGGEAVAMKVGAAPKNDLVRWIETGA
- a CDS encoding folylpolyglutamate synthase/dihydrofolate synthase family protein, which codes for MTEETEAILERLVGLHPKSIDLELGRIERLLGKLGNPQLSLPPTIHIAGTNGKGSTSAFLRAIAEAAGKTVHVYTSPHLVRFCERIRLAGTLVSEATLLDALRRCEMANDGEPITFFEITTTAAFLLFSEHPADLLILEVGLGGRFDATNVIVDPLATVITPIAHDHEGFFGSKIARIAWEKAGIMKKGVPAIWAQQEEEVRTVLEEEAAKVGAGPLAIGGQDWMSYEEHGRLLFQGESGLMDLPLPRLGGRHQLANAGVAIATTRQVMPEITDEQIAKGLTSVDWPARLQRLTSGTLLQQLPKDVELWLDGGHNPHAGLAVASAFADLEEKAPRPLHMIVGMLNTKDPAGYFAPFKGLAKDIITVPIVGNDAGRDPVELAQIAQQAGIPASAAGSVDEALKRLTLMNLKPAPRILIAGSLYLAGNILRDNGTPPQ
- the accD gene encoding acetyl-CoA carboxylase, carboxyltransferase subunit beta — its product is MNWINTVVRPKIRSFLNRRDVPENLWIKDPVTGEMVFHRDLENNQYVVPNSNFHMRINAAQRFQYLFDGADYTLLEAPEVVEDPLKFRDIKRYSERLKEARSKTGYKDAVQVAQGDVEGLFLTAAVQDPNFMIGTLGMAAGEALIKGMMKAVEDKTPFILFSASGGARMQESILSLMQMPRVTIAVQALREAGLPYIVVLTDPTTGGVTASYAMLGDVHIAEPGALIGFAGQRVIEQTIREKLPEGFQRAEYLKDHGMVDMVVHRHDLKKVIARLCRFFTNTDVPEDLAEERTSDQVAIEKAMAELPAKAAAAEGEKSASAAKAEGREAAPAGKKEKSGDAEKKAE
- the addA gene encoding double-strand break repair helicase AddA, whose amino-acid sequence is MAMQIPLETQEAQSRASDPENSAWVSANAGSGKTFVLARRVIRLLLAGTEPSKILCLTFTKAAAAEMSNRVFRQLSGWTELSDDALRQELTSLDGKQPTDPQLQRARRLFARALETPGGLKIQTIHAFAERLLHQFPLEANVPAHFEILDDQLASELLSASLSHVMRAARLEIRPQWTAALGLLINHMGDMDIQGALISVVRDREGFGRFMEGAEISTPGAGSTGLEAAVASLAAALGLEAGDSLASLDAAIPFGPDFAAGYLSALAPLFETGGKRDKAQAVLMRSLLAHPPLGEQISLWLELFRKKDGKAKALSYMASKKMIEGDLGLEGAIEREQTRLDALFDKRNALVTLEVSRALFTLAEGVISYYERAKAARGLMDFEDLILKAAQLLRPVRAAAWVHYKLDQGIDHILVDEAQDTNPHQWEIIQQLGEEFFSGDSARDVNRTIFAVGDEKQSIYSFQGAKPKWFADMRRHFGRQAERAGKPFHDIKLRLSFRSTPHVLKSVDQVFSSATTYEALSSDKQKTDHEPIRGRDPGLVEVWPLYERTEPTMDEDWAKPLDAQGDADPQVRLAKDIAKTIRHWLDTGQHLEGNGRKITAGDVLVLVRKRGAFVNAVNRALKEAGLPVAGADRLALLDHIAVMDLLALGDIMLLPEDDLSLAAVLRSPLFGLSDERLYDLAHEAGGRSVSLWDVLRKRADAGASGDADFTAIFAQLSRWQGQIDFQPPFDFFAQILGPEGKRRAFIERLGPEADEVIDELLSRALDFEKKQTPNLQSFLAAMRQGGAEIKRDMGAAEGQIRVMTVHGSKGLEAPIVFLVDGTGKPANARHHPHLVDLETPDGSPNLKVWKASSANQPAPVAAALSRLDAEAEEEYLRLLYVGMTRAEDRLYLTGYTGVRAPAENCWYEVTRRALSEELQEVPHPVTGDPIYRWHLAGNFRDRDAIETAPASGAVDSEALPDWLFRKASEPPRPTALLQPSKAAEKIEAERGSPQLVASGNSNSPVHDWEPRRRGTIIHALIENLPQVAESERKIAGLSYLSHVAKDMPEASRRAVLEEVLLLLSNPDFADLFSPDSLAEVAIAGVVTVDGEDYTVSGQIDRLVVREDRVIIVDYKTNRSIPTSPEAIPLAYRSQMALYARLLEPLYPGKAVETLLLWTAEPSIMQVSKGLRQSALDEIGVNRPIAP
- a CDS encoding DUF1127 domain-containing protein → MINTVVKNYRQWRNYRDTVEELNRLSNRDLSDLGISRSDISEIAREAAITK